In Bythopirellula goksoeyrii, a single window of DNA contains:
- a CDS encoding TraR/DksA C4-type zinc finger protein, which produces MDGKALACPDCGWRTVCSHDELARRLRKLGLLRRAPHPPDDLVDELVHTNLARLTCDQCHAAGLAIVEADDVSSSADADDWQQAAICEICRKPVPPERLEIFPSARRCVTCQDAEDRGLEPSAVEYCPKCGSLLEMRVSQSGGVTRYKQFCTGQPACRL; this is translated from the coding sequence ATGGATGGCAAAGCATTGGCATGCCCCGACTGTGGCTGGCGAACCGTGTGCAGCCACGACGAACTAGCCCGCAGGCTACGGAAGTTAGGTCTACTACGGCGAGCTCCGCATCCACCGGATGATCTGGTGGACGAGCTGGTTCACACCAATCTCGCGCGGCTGACTTGTGATCAATGCCACGCCGCGGGCTTAGCCATCGTCGAGGCGGACGATGTGAGCAGCTCCGCAGATGCTGACGACTGGCAACAAGCGGCGATCTGTGAAATCTGCCGCAAACCCGTGCCACCTGAGCGGCTGGAAATCTTTCCCTCGGCTCGCCGTTGTGTTACCTGCCAAGATGCTGAGGATCGCGGCCTAGAACCCTCGGCAGTAGAATACTGCCCGAAGTGTGGGTCTCTCTTAGAAATGCGGGTCAGTCAGAGTGGCGGCGTGACACGCTACAAGCAGTTCTGCACAGGGCAACCCGCGTGCCGGCTCTAG
- a CDS encoding beta strand repeat-containing protein, whose product MRITTRLLLSNWFAHVVILLSICSSSGSLSAQVMPADGASAGAGAVTPVSYTSSGSYLNRSLGTPLRFDYHTQGYGTETGVVRLGTMPVFPLDNAVWFVDAAGTLSEDFGGGFNLGVGYREMVDFNSTFDPERILGMSFWTDGQSTDADNFFTALGFGLESLGEAYDLRLNGTFPLSRTQTGDAKLIDFDAPIFQGNELYSGIESVVTDTAYSVVDAEAAKRVGNLDAWALMGVYYLGSGGTDATGVRAGVRGYALPDLALSLQVTEDDIYDTNVMFGITWFVGRTHSGNAPCGILADRFREPVWRNDFIATTSSVSTRGAGDALTDADTDELFNFIHVDSNAALGGDGTIENPYTTLAEAQGPGPGGPGAQSEGSYVYVHSNSVLSGNFTALDNVKVLGEGVNQDGDMVTHTVDSVEVGTLVLPETSPGAGSAPAPIINGVGDVFTLANDNQINNFNIVGGTNAIVANAVNAPQLANLDIDTPTGMGISFTDITGTAVVENTVTIDDAGVTAFYINGGTDGMNLNPIITTSVGRALEIENRTGGIIAYGGMITTTGGTGVFIHDNTDANIAFSNELNLTTDADVNALTIMNNNADAATPSTIRFDGLLTVNASGTGNGVDIDGTDEDVTYQFADLLINSVDGTGFLAANDGTLIVTSANGTNAVTATGTGTAIDIDGMDVGTGGITFDTVNTDGATNEGVRLANLEGTGLVTIGGGTDPGDGGVIRSDGTGISIDNVANVAVNNVTIDNSANAGVGMEIMNQDEATDAVSLAGVQITTSGTANGLDINNNSDGTITASDLVASAVDGNAVNVEQNTGGTNIFNDLDASTSGSGDAVFINNNDGSTTTINGMTLAATGTGSGYVAQNKGTVAITGDTEISTVSGAALSMNDVEVDAAGISVDKVTVTAGTEDSVSLVDLTGTGDVVVGADTSDPGSITTTGRGVFVDGGTNDITVDTEVTANGAGRSLEVVNRTGGVITYNSDTTDNAMGMRIADNTGGTVNVTGDLTFNTGANDAITIDNNNGSTVNFSNAGSIDLDTTSGSGVHLTGQNTNVAIDADITGGTGTSVDIEGNATAIVNGDITNTAGRSLRVHGLTAGIVNVNSEINDTGEGISLDSNTGGSINMNGDSTLNTGANDALTITGNSAANTISFAPGSELDIDTTSGRGILISGNGSTIVNGTHTVDTGTGVGVQIANARSATVNGVTINSSGNDAVNITHGNASVSDVTLGSVTVESGDRGVNVSATGSGQFDLTMNNVDISGITQEGILFDTNGNANRVDFTMTNSNIVAGNDQALEATLDAAIGDVRFLVQNNVFNSNSADATVDILVAGGTEFSGTIGILQNNSDPLTPPIGDNNRFISTNAAGDPFAIEVNNAAATVNLDLRDNTAQGGTVTFQLDNTAGTFNLVDSVDTIAGDNNVGTVSTNGVINNIAPPVLQPTP is encoded by the coding sequence ATGAGGATTACAACTCGCCTCTTGCTGAGTAACTGGTTTGCACACGTCGTCATACTGCTCTCAATATGCAGTTCCAGCGGCAGTCTCTCTGCGCAGGTCATGCCGGCTGATGGAGCCTCCGCAGGAGCTGGGGCCGTGACTCCGGTCAGCTACACCAGTTCCGGAAGCTACCTCAACCGTTCCTTGGGGACTCCCCTGCGCTTTGACTACCATACTCAAGGCTATGGTACCGAGACGGGAGTCGTCAGGCTGGGCACAATGCCCGTGTTCCCTTTGGACAACGCGGTCTGGTTCGTCGATGCAGCTGGAACTCTCAGCGAGGATTTTGGCGGTGGTTTCAATTTGGGTGTTGGCTATCGTGAGATGGTCGATTTCAACAGCACCTTCGATCCAGAACGTATCTTGGGTATGAGTTTCTGGACAGATGGCCAAAGCACGGATGCAGACAACTTTTTCACGGCGCTTGGATTCGGGCTTGAGTCCTTAGGCGAAGCATACGACTTGCGTTTGAACGGTACTTTCCCACTGAGTCGCACTCAGACGGGGGACGCCAAACTCATTGATTTCGACGCACCCATCTTCCAAGGGAACGAACTCTATTCTGGAATCGAATCGGTCGTTACTGATACTGCCTATTCGGTTGTTGATGCAGAGGCGGCCAAGCGAGTGGGCAACCTCGACGCGTGGGCACTGATGGGCGTGTACTATCTTGGCAGTGGCGGTACCGATGCTACTGGCGTGCGCGCTGGAGTGCGAGGTTATGCACTGCCTGACCTGGCGCTCAGCTTGCAAGTGACCGAGGACGACATCTACGACACGAATGTGATGTTTGGAATTACCTGGTTCGTTGGACGTACCCACAGTGGCAATGCGCCTTGTGGAATTCTGGCAGATCGGTTCCGCGAACCGGTCTGGCGCAACGACTTTATCGCGACGACGTCATCGGTCTCAACCCGTGGAGCAGGCGATGCTTTGACCGACGCTGATACAGACGAGTTGTTCAACTTCATCCACGTCGATAGCAATGCGGCTCTGGGAGGAGATGGTACAATCGAGAATCCTTATACCACTCTCGCCGAAGCCCAAGGCCCTGGTCCTGGCGGACCTGGTGCCCAATCGGAAGGCTCGTACGTCTACGTGCATTCCAACTCGGTACTTAGCGGGAATTTCACGGCACTTGATAATGTCAAAGTTCTCGGCGAAGGCGTGAATCAAGATGGCGACATGGTCACCCATACCGTCGACAGTGTGGAAGTAGGCACGCTTGTCTTGCCAGAAACCTCTCCAGGTGCTGGAAGTGCTCCTGCGCCGATTATCAATGGCGTGGGCGACGTCTTCACGCTGGCAAACGACAATCAGATCAATAACTTCAATATCGTGGGTGGCACGAATGCCATCGTAGCTAATGCAGTGAACGCTCCCCAATTGGCGAATCTCGATATCGACACACCGACTGGTATGGGTATCTCATTCACCGATATCACGGGGACTGCTGTAGTTGAAAACACGGTCACGATCGATGATGCCGGTGTTACGGCATTCTATATCAACGGTGGCACAGATGGGATGAACCTGAATCCGATTATAACAACCTCCGTGGGCCGCGCTTTAGAGATCGAAAATCGCACCGGGGGCATAATTGCCTACGGCGGAATGATTACCACCACTGGCGGAACAGGTGTATTCATTCATGACAACACAGATGCCAACATCGCCTTTTCTAACGAGCTCAATCTCACCACTGATGCCGATGTCAATGCGCTCACGATCATGAACAACAATGCCGACGCAGCGACGCCGTCAACGATTCGGTTTGACGGTTTGCTGACCGTGAATGCCTCTGGCACAGGCAATGGTGTCGATATCGACGGTACCGACGAAGACGTCACCTACCAATTCGCTGATCTGCTCATCAATTCTGTGGATGGCACAGGCTTCCTGGCCGCCAATGATGGAACGCTAATCGTCACAAGTGCCAATGGAACCAATGCCGTAACAGCCACTGGCACAGGAACAGCGATCGACATCGACGGGATGGATGTCGGGACCGGTGGAATCACGTTTGATACGGTCAACACGGATGGAGCTACCAACGAAGGTGTCAGGTTGGCAAATCTCGAAGGCACCGGCTTGGTCACGATCGGTGGCGGCACGGACCCCGGCGATGGTGGCGTGATCCGGTCTGATGGTACGGGCATCAGTATCGACAATGTGGCCAACGTAGCCGTCAATAATGTCACGATCGACAACTCGGCCAATGCGGGTGTCGGTATGGAAATCATGAATCAGGACGAAGCAACGGATGCCGTTTCCTTGGCTGGTGTGCAGATTACGACCTCTGGCACTGCCAACGGCCTCGACATCAACAACAATTCGGATGGCACGATTACGGCCTCGGATCTGGTTGCCTCGGCGGTCGATGGCAATGCTGTCAATGTCGAGCAAAACACTGGAGGCACGAACATCTTCAACGATCTCGATGCTTCGACCTCCGGTTCCGGAGATGCAGTCTTCATAAATAATAATGACGGCTCGACCACGACGATCAATGGGATGACATTGGCTGCGACTGGCACAGGTAGCGGATATGTCGCTCAGAACAAAGGCACGGTTGCGATTACGGGAGATACGGAAATCAGTACCGTAAGCGGTGCGGCACTCAGCATGAACGACGTCGAGGTCGATGCGGCAGGGATCTCCGTTGATAAAGTGACCGTCACTGCCGGCACAGAAGATAGCGTTTCCCTCGTCGATTTGACAGGAACAGGCGATGTTGTTGTGGGTGCTGATACGAGCGATCCGGGTTCGATCACGACCACGGGACGAGGTGTGTTCGTCGACGGAGGGACCAACGATATCACAGTAGATACCGAAGTGACGGCCAATGGTGCAGGACGCTCTCTGGAAGTAGTCAACCGCACCGGTGGAGTCATCACCTACAACAGCGATACCACGGACAATGCCATGGGCATGCGAATCGCCGACAACACGGGTGGCACGGTGAATGTGACCGGCGATTTGACCTTCAACACGGGTGCCAACGACGCGATCACGATTGACAACAACAATGGCTCCACAGTCAATTTCTCAAACGCTGGCAGTATCGATCTAGATACAACCAGTGGGAGCGGTGTGCATCTGACGGGACAGAACACCAATGTGGCAATCGATGCGGATATCACCGGTGGCACAGGCACCTCGGTCGATATCGAAGGAAACGCCACGGCTATCGTCAACGGCGATATCACGAATACGGCCGGACGCTCCTTGCGAGTTCATGGTCTCACAGCTGGTATCGTGAATGTTAATAGCGAAATCAACGACACGGGTGAGGGTATCTCGCTGGATAGTAACACGGGTGGCTCGATTAACATGAATGGCGATTCGACACTCAATACGGGTGCCAACGACGCGCTGACCATCACTGGCAATAGTGCGGCCAATACCATCAGCTTTGCTCCTGGGAGCGAGTTGGACATCGATACGACATCTGGTCGAGGCATTCTCATTAGTGGTAACGGCTCGACAATTGTCAATGGTACGCACACCGTCGACACAGGCACTGGTGTTGGCGTTCAAATCGCCAATGCCCGCAGTGCGACAGTCAACGGAGTGACTATCAACTCTTCCGGCAACGACGCTGTAAATATCACTCACGGCAATGCATCCGTTTCCGATGTTACTCTGGGTTCTGTAACTGTAGAGTCCGGCGACCGTGGTGTGAATGTGTCGGCTACGGGTTCGGGCCAGTTTGATCTGACGATGAACAACGTCGATATCAGTGGCATTACCCAGGAAGGTATCTTGTTCGACACCAATGGCAATGCTAATCGCGTTGACTTTACCATGACTAATAGCAATATTGTGGCAGGTAACGATCAAGCCCTGGAAGCGACCCTAGATGCGGCTATCGGAGACGTACGATTCTTGGTTCAGAACAATGTGTTTAATAGCAACAGCGCTGATGCCACGGTTGACATTTTAGTCGCAGGTGGAACTGAGTTTAGTGGCACGATCGGCATATTGCAAAACAACTCGGATCCACTTACGCCACCTATCGGAGACAACAACCGATTTATCAGCACGAATGCAGCTGGAGATCCATTCGCCATCGAGGTCAACAATGCTGCAGCGACTGTCAACCTGGACCTGCGCGACAACACAGCCCAAGGCGGAACTGTAACCTTCCAGCTAGACAATACGGCAGGAACATTCAACCTGGTGGACTCTGTAGATACCATCGCGGGTGACAACAACGTAGGCACTGTTAGCACGAACGGTGTGATTAACAATATCGCCCCCCCCGTCTTGCAGCCGACGCCATAA
- the nadE gene encoding NAD(+) synthase: MNQIRLASAALNQTPLAWDVNRSNIVAALEAARVADVSLLCLPELCISGYGCEDAFFAQGVQQTSLDMLAEILPATKGLAVALGLPLVVEEQIFNACAFVCDGRLIGFVAKQCLAGDGIHYEPRWFKPWPVGKVSEVDCLGNEYPVGDLMFECGGIKIGMEICRDAWVAQRTGKRLAVRGADIILNPSGSHFAFAKQEIRRDIVLRGSREFHVSYAYTNLLGNEAGNVVYDGGTLIATRGELVAVGPRFSFEDYALAHADIDVDATRADRAAAKLPIIELDGTTLDCDFHLSPPEKEIEPTQPSPWDASPPPKEEEFARAVALGLFDYLRKSRAGGLVISLSGGADSATVATMAWLMVKFGVAELGCQSFARKLSQMSRLSEASRADDLVGELLTCAYQATRNSGDVTRHAARYVAKSIGAKYFEWNVDTMVDAYVETVSQVVGRPLTWEQDDTALQNIQARARAPGAWLLANLSGSLLLTTSNRSEAAVGYATMDGDTAGGLAPIAGIDKAYLLEWLKWMESTGPEGVGPLGALSVINAQQPTAELRPASEGQTDEGDLMPYRVLDAVERAAIRDKLMPVEVFQSVRELFPEYTPEQLGTWVERFFQLWCRNQWKRERYAPSFHLDDENLDPKSWCRFPILSGGFERELAELREYISNC, translated from the coding sequence ATGAATCAGATTCGCCTTGCCTCTGCTGCGCTCAACCAAACCCCGCTTGCATGGGACGTTAATCGTTCAAATATTGTTGCCGCTTTAGAGGCAGCACGAGTGGCAGACGTCTCCTTGCTCTGTTTGCCCGAGTTGTGCATCAGTGGCTATGGTTGCGAAGATGCTTTTTTCGCACAGGGCGTTCAGCAAACGTCGCTCGATATGCTCGCCGAGATATTGCCCGCTACGAAGGGGCTCGCCGTTGCGCTGGGTTTGCCGCTCGTGGTTGAGGAGCAAATCTTCAACGCCTGTGCATTTGTCTGCGATGGGCGACTGATCGGGTTCGTCGCCAAGCAGTGCCTTGCCGGAGACGGCATCCACTACGAACCACGCTGGTTCAAGCCATGGCCCGTCGGAAAAGTGAGCGAGGTTGATTGCCTTGGCAATGAGTATCCTGTTGGCGATCTGATGTTTGAATGCGGAGGCATCAAGATTGGCATGGAAATCTGCCGCGATGCGTGGGTTGCTCAGCGGACCGGCAAACGACTTGCAGTGCGGGGGGCAGACATCATCCTCAATCCCAGTGGGAGCCATTTTGCCTTCGCGAAACAAGAAATTCGCCGTGACATTGTACTCCGCGGTAGTCGCGAGTTTCATGTCAGCTACGCATACACCAATCTGTTAGGGAACGAAGCAGGCAATGTGGTTTACGATGGTGGCACACTAATTGCTACACGCGGTGAACTGGTTGCCGTAGGGCCGAGATTTTCTTTCGAGGACTATGCCCTGGCACATGCCGACATTGATGTGGACGCCACACGAGCCGATCGAGCCGCCGCAAAATTGCCCATCATTGAGCTTGATGGCACGACACTCGACTGCGACTTTCACCTTTCCCCCCCTGAAAAGGAAATTGAACCAACTCAACCGAGTCCTTGGGACGCTTCACCTCCTCCCAAAGAAGAGGAATTTGCTCGCGCGGTCGCGCTGGGTTTGTTTGATTACCTGCGAAAGAGCAGGGCAGGGGGGCTCGTGATTTCGCTTAGTGGTGGTGCCGACTCTGCCACGGTCGCGACGATGGCTTGGTTGATGGTGAAGTTTGGAGTAGCAGAGTTGGGTTGCCAGAGTTTCGCCAGGAAATTGTCGCAGATGTCACGGCTCTCTGAAGCGAGCCGTGCCGACGATTTGGTGGGGGAGCTACTCACATGCGCCTATCAGGCGACCCGCAATAGTGGCGATGTCACACGTCATGCAGCCCGTTATGTCGCTAAGTCTATAGGTGCTAAATATTTTGAGTGGAATGTCGACACCATGGTGGATGCCTATGTCGAAACGGTTTCACAAGTCGTCGGCCGACCACTAACTTGGGAACAAGACGACACGGCTCTGCAGAATATTCAGGCCCGCGCTCGTGCTCCCGGAGCCTGGCTACTCGCTAACCTCAGCGGCTCTTTGCTGCTGACCACGAGCAATCGCAGCGAGGCCGCCGTCGGCTATGCCACGATGGATGGCGACACCGCCGGAGGACTTGCCCCCATCGCCGGTATCGACAAGGCCTATTTACTTGAATGGCTCAAGTGGATGGAGTCCACTGGCCCCGAAGGGGTCGGCCCGTTGGGAGCACTCTCAGTGATCAATGCCCAGCAGCCGACGGCTGAGTTGCGTCCAGCCTCGGAGGGACAAACTGATGAAGGGGACCTGATGCCCTATCGGGTACTCGACGCAGTCGAGAGGGCCGCGATTCGAGATAAGCTCATGCCAGTTGAAGTATTTCAATCGGTGCGAGAACTATTCCCTGAGTACACGCCCGAGCAACTTGGCACCTGGGTCGAACGTTTTTTCCAGCTCTGGTGTCGCAATCAATGGAAACGCGAACGTTATGCCCCGTCGTTCCATCTTGACGACGAAAACCTCGACCCCAAGAGTTGGTGCCGCTTTCCGATTCTCTCCGGTGGCTTCGAACGCGAACTCGCCGAACTACGCGAATATATTTCGAATTGTTAG
- a CDS encoding CinA family nicotinamide mononucleotide deamidase-related protein, with protein sequence MRAEVISIGDEITTGQRLDTNSQWLSQQLTQLGCEVAFHTTVGDELEDNIAVLCVAIERADVIVMTGGLGPTADDLTREAIAAATGTTLVRDAQSLAHIQNLYASRGREMPERNQVQADFPAGSRPIPNFHGTAPGIEMLVERTGREPCGLFALPGVPVEMHEMWANTVAERIGQLQQVQTVIRHRRIKCFGLGESQLEAMLPDLIRRGREPKVGITVSDATITLRITATADKEETCLATMEPTITVIRESLREVVFGEEDDELEHVVLRLLKQRGKTLAVAEWATAGRIAEWLQAVDGHSNVFVGGMTINDRADLDSMSTSAELNAEIEDHEPAVAAVMAELVRHRLRADYGLSVAAYPPDPYRADSHVCMALATEERTHKWRFGCASHPAILQARTAKQALNALRLELLKLGRDDAT encoded by the coding sequence ATGCGAGCAGAAGTCATCTCCATCGGCGACGAAATCACCACTGGCCAGCGGCTTGATACCAATAGCCAATGGCTTAGCCAGCAACTGACGCAACTTGGCTGTGAAGTCGCTTTTCACACTACCGTCGGTGACGAACTCGAAGACAACATCGCCGTCTTGTGTGTGGCCATCGAGCGGGCAGATGTGATTGTCATGACAGGTGGACTTGGCCCGACTGCTGATGATCTGACGCGGGAGGCGATCGCCGCAGCCACAGGAACGACGCTCGTGCGAGATGCCCAGTCACTGGCACATATTCAGAATCTCTACGCAAGCCGCGGACGTGAAATGCCCGAGCGGAATCAGGTGCAGGCCGACTTCCCCGCAGGATCACGACCGATTCCCAATTTCCATGGAACGGCCCCAGGTATTGAAATGTTGGTCGAACGCACGGGTCGAGAACCATGCGGCTTGTTCGCCTTGCCTGGGGTGCCGGTTGAAATGCATGAGATGTGGGCCAATACCGTTGCGGAAAGAATCGGCCAACTTCAACAAGTGCAAACTGTAATTCGCCACCGCCGAATCAAATGTTTTGGCCTCGGCGAGAGCCAACTCGAAGCGATGCTTCCCGATCTGATTCGGCGGGGTCGTGAACCGAAGGTGGGTATTACCGTGAGTGACGCGACAATCACGCTCCGCATCACGGCGACCGCCGACAAGGAAGAAACGTGTCTTGCGACGATGGAACCAACGATCACAGTGATTCGTGAATCGCTCCGTGAAGTAGTTTTTGGTGAAGAAGACGATGAACTGGAGCATGTTGTCTTGCGACTACTCAAACAGCGAGGCAAGACTCTTGCCGTCGCAGAATGGGCCACCGCAGGTCGAATCGCCGAGTGGCTTCAGGCGGTCGATGGCCATAGCAATGTATTTGTCGGCGGAATGACTATCAACGATCGTGCCGATCTCGATTCTATGTCAACCTCGGCTGAATTGAACGCCGAGATCGAGGATCACGAACCGGCCGTCGCCGCCGTAATGGCAGAATTGGTAAGACATCGGTTGCGTGCGGACTATGGGTTGTCGGTTGCGGCCTATCCGCCCGATCCCTATCGGGCGGATTCACACGTTTGCATGGCACTGGCTACAGAAGAGCGCACACACAAATGGCGATTCGGCTGCGCCAGTCATCCTGCAATCTTGCAGGCTCGCACTGCTAAACAGGCCTTGAACGCATTGCGACTTGAATTGCTGAAGCTTGGTAGGGATGACGCTACTTAG
- the rlmKL gene encoding bifunctional 23S rRNA (guanine(2069)-N(7))-methyltransferase RlmK/23S rRNA (guanine(2445)-N(2))-methyltransferase RlmL: MSFQLVATAAFGLEAVVVRELATLGYEGRVARPGRIEFDGDEAAICRSNLWLRSADRILLQLAKFSSPDFDALFDTATELSWEEWIHVEAAILVRGRSHKSQLSSVPAVQRTVKKAIVQRLLNQFPELPETGPPVPVEIAILDDEATLSIDTSGEGLHKRGYRKLAGPAQLRETLAAALVQLSFWKPERPLVDPFCGTGTIIIEAAMLARRMAPGRNRVFAAEQWPTFPGEPWRIAREEAADLILPNLEERPMGTDIDSETLSLARYHAEQAEVAEDVHFQQRAFADLTSKRQFGCTIMNPPYGLRMGEEREVAELYRTFPEVLRGLKSWSHYILSAREDLEQLVGQEADRRRKLYNGKIACTYYQFYGPRPPKDSQYTQPAEAPAFGGLRDEARRQAEEFANRLKKLARHLRRWPTKRGITCYRLYERDIPEVPLVVDRYEDALHLAEIERPHERTAAEHADWLDLMCRTAAEALDVPREAVFLKHRARQRGTSQYERVSDRQEILTVTEGGLKFKVNLSDYLDTGLFLDHRITREMVRKTAAGKRFLNLFCYTGAFTVYAAVGGAASTTSVDLSANYLDWAVENLQLNGLAGPQHRFIRADAEEFLSDLKPDEKFDLAVVDPPTFSNSKRLEHDWDVQLGHVPLLNKLIEHMAPEGVIYFSTNSRRFKLDEAALKGVAIREISKQTVPEDFRNKRIHRCWRLVAR; this comes from the coding sequence ATGTCTTTCCAACTTGTTGCCACTGCTGCCTTTGGGCTCGAAGCCGTCGTCGTGCGGGAACTGGCTACCCTGGGCTATGAGGGCCGCGTTGCACGGCCGGGGCGAATCGAGTTCGACGGCGACGAAGCGGCGATCTGTCGCTCAAATCTTTGGTTGCGCTCGGCGGATCGGATCCTCTTGCAGTTGGCAAAGTTCTCCTCGCCAGACTTCGATGCCTTATTCGACACTGCCACTGAGTTGTCCTGGGAAGAATGGATTCACGTCGAGGCGGCAATCCTGGTTCGCGGTCGTTCGCACAAGTCTCAGCTATCGAGTGTTCCGGCAGTTCAACGGACTGTGAAGAAAGCAATCGTCCAGCGACTGCTGAACCAATTCCCCGAGCTTCCCGAGACCGGCCCACCGGTCCCGGTGGAGATAGCGATACTCGACGACGAAGCAACCTTGTCGATCGATACATCCGGCGAGGGATTGCACAAGCGTGGCTATCGCAAGTTGGCCGGGCCAGCGCAACTCCGTGAAACGTTGGCAGCTGCCTTGGTTCAATTAAGTTTCTGGAAGCCCGAGCGACCACTTGTCGATCCATTCTGTGGCACCGGGACAATAATCATTGAGGCAGCCATGCTTGCGCGGCGCATGGCCCCGGGACGCAATCGTGTGTTTGCTGCCGAGCAATGGCCAACGTTTCCCGGCGAACCCTGGCGGATAGCCCGGGAGGAAGCCGCCGACTTGATCTTGCCGAACTTGGAAGAGCGGCCGATGGGCACGGACATCGATTCTGAAACGCTGAGCCTGGCCCGCTATCATGCCGAGCAAGCTGAGGTCGCGGAAGATGTCCATTTTCAGCAACGAGCGTTTGCGGATCTCACCAGCAAGCGGCAGTTCGGCTGCACAATCATGAACCCACCGTACGGACTTCGCATGGGAGAGGAACGAGAAGTCGCGGAACTCTATCGCACGTTTCCCGAGGTGCTGCGAGGATTGAAGTCGTGGTCGCACTACATTCTCTCAGCTCGCGAAGACCTGGAGCAACTGGTTGGCCAGGAAGCAGATCGCCGTCGCAAGTTGTACAACGGAAAAATCGCCTGCACTTACTATCAGTTTTACGGGCCGCGACCACCGAAAGACTCGCAGTACACACAGCCAGCAGAAGCACCGGCATTCGGTGGTTTGCGAGACGAGGCTCGGCGACAGGCCGAAGAATTTGCCAATCGACTTAAGAAGCTTGCCCGGCATCTGCGGCGCTGGCCTACCAAGCGCGGGATCACCTGTTATCGACTCTATGAGCGTGACATTCCTGAAGTTCCGCTGGTCGTTGATCGCTATGAAGATGCACTGCATCTTGCGGAAATCGAGCGCCCGCATGAACGTACTGCCGCTGAACATGCCGACTGGCTTGACTTGATGTGCCGCACTGCTGCTGAAGCACTCGATGTGCCGCGCGAGGCAGTCTTCCTGAAACACCGCGCCCGGCAACGGGGGACCTCCCAGTATGAGCGAGTGAGTGATCGTCAGGAAATCCTGACGGTCACCGAGGGAGGCCTCAAGTTCAAGGTGAACCTGTCGGATTATCTCGACACGGGCCTGTTTCTCGATCACCGTATCACTCGCGAGATGGTTCGTAAGACGGCAGCAGGAAAACGGTTTCTCAATCTGTTCTGCTACACGGGAGCCTTCACCGTGTATGCCGCGGTTGGTGGCGCTGCCTCGACGACTTCAGTCGATCTATCGGCAAACTATCTCGACTGGGCCGTCGAGAACTTGCAACTCAACGGCCTGGCAGGTCCGCAGCATCGATTCATCCGAGCCGATGCGGAAGAGTTTCTATCTGATTTGAAACCGGACGAGAAATTTGATCTAGCAGTCGTCGATCCGCCCACATTCTCCAACAGCAAGCGATTGGAGCACGACTGGGATGTGCAACTGGGGCACGTTCCGCTACTCAACAAGCTGATAGAGCACATGGCACCGGAAGGTGTGATCTATTTCTCCACCAATTCACGAAGATTCAAGCTCGACGAAGCAGCACTAAAGGGTGTTGCGATTCGTGAGATTAGCAAGCAAACCGTGCCAGAAGACTTTCGCAACAAGCGGATTCATCGCTGCTGGCGGTTGGTGGCGCGTTGA